In the Pseudomonadota bacterium genome, one interval contains:
- a CDS encoding acyltransferase, which translates to MRKHQLDGLRFVLFLMVFATHYAPNPFHVGYLGYALPVFFVMSGFLITNVLLSADHPSLLTNLKVFYTRRILRICPAYYLVVLLLIGMEALTYPAYYLAYLFNIKLFALSLSPSAAFYEWFLQGWRNESMHLWSLSVEEQFYIVYPLLLYITPPRYRTTMLFSVLIMSIAARFWFMSRYPKSFYGTLLPVCAEYFVWGCIFSWLEYQQRLPRFSPPWTLSLSVIAIMSLIGVEFSLSQGGFLQFSTSHYQTPIALSMGFFVWGLWSLPESHLVVRVLSFGPFVYFGTMSYTLYLVHLIAMNLFNSLDLKLPLPQHIGVVAGGFAISLLMAAAIWHWYEKPIYALRRYLPYR; encoded by the coding sequence ATGAGAAAACACCAGCTCGACGGCTTGCGTTTTGTTTTATTCCTGATGGTCTTTGCCACCCATTACGCGCCCAACCCTTTTCACGTGGGTTACCTGGGCTATGCGTTACCCGTTTTCTTCGTGATGAGCGGTTTTCTCATCACCAACGTGCTTTTGTCCGCCGATCACCCGAGCTTGCTCACCAATCTCAAGGTTTTCTACACCCGAAGAATTTTGAGGATATGCCCAGCCTATTATCTCGTGGTATTGCTATTGATCGGCATGGAAGCACTCACCTACCCGGCGTACTATCTCGCCTACCTTTTCAATATCAAACTCTTTGCCCTGAGCCTGAGCCCGAGCGCGGCATTCTACGAATGGTTCTTACAGGGTTGGCGCAATGAATCGATGCATCTCTGGTCCTTGAGCGTCGAGGAGCAATTTTATATCGTCTATCCGCTGCTCCTCTACATCACGCCCCCGCGCTATCGGACCACGATGTTGTTTTCCGTGCTCATCATGAGCATCGCGGCGCGTTTCTGGTTCATGTCTCGTTATCCGAAATCGTTCTACGGGACACTCTTGCCCGTGTGCGCGGAATATTTCGTCTGGGGATGTATTTTCTCGTGGCTCGAGTATCAACAACGCCTGCCGCGGTTCTCCCCGCCCTGGACGCTGAGCCTCTCGGTGATTGCGATAATGAGTTTGATCGGCGTCGAGTTTTCTCTGAGCCAAGGTGGCTTTCTACAATTCTCGACCTCTCACTACCAGACGCCGATTGCATTGAGTATGGGATTCTTTGTTTGGGGCTTGTGGTCGCTGCCTGAGTCGCACCTCGTGGTGCGCGTGCTAAGCTTCGGACCCTTCGTGTACTTCGGCACCATGAGCTATACGCTCTACCTGGTGCATCTGATTGCCATGAATTTGTTCAACTCCCTCGATCTCAAGCTTCCGCTGCCCCAGCACATCGGCGTTGTCGCCGGGGGCTTTGCGATTTCACTCCTCATGGCGGCTGCGATCTGGCATTGGTATGAGAAACCGATCTACGCCCTGCGGCGTTACTTGCCATATCGTTGA
- a CDS encoding alkaline phytoceramidase has protein sequence MSRWRIVAVLAPGALASLAALFIDPIPQDPDYHNFADQRVFFEIPHFGDVITNIGFMLAGSIGLAQLLSPGRLSDAFATDRERRAWIVFFLGILLTGLGSGWYHLQPDNARLFWDRLPMTLTFMALVSVIVSERIDARVGVALLGPLVLAGLSSVAWWDYTEQQGRGDLRWYGMVQFYPMVASVLMLLLFRSRYTRDDCYWVLIAAYAAAKIAEHFDIEMYRLSGWLSGHSLKHVLAAGGAWALLIMLRRRSVANAGTKSI, from the coding sequence ATGTCGCGCTGGCGTATCGTGGCTGTCCTCGCCCCCGGCGCCTTGGCGTCACTCGCCGCCTTATTTATTGACCCGATCCCGCAGGATCCCGACTACCATAATTTCGCCGATCAGCGGGTCTTCTTTGAAATTCCGCATTTCGGCGATGTGATCACTAACATTGGCTTCATGCTGGCCGGTTCGATCGGATTGGCGCAGTTGCTATCTCCAGGCCGCTTGAGCGATGCGTTTGCAACGGACCGCGAACGCCGCGCTTGGATCGTATTTTTCCTTGGGATCCTGCTCACCGGGCTGGGATCGGGCTGGTACCATCTGCAACCGGATAACGCGCGACTCTTCTGGGATCGGCTGCCGATGACCCTGACGTTCATGGCGCTCGTGAGCGTCATTGTCAGCGAACGTATCGACGCGCGTGTGGGCGTGGCGCTGCTCGGGCCGTTGGTTCTGGCGGGGCTCTCGAGCGTCGCGTGGTGGGATTACACCGAGCAACAAGGCCGGGGGGATTTACGCTGGTATGGCATGGTGCAATTCTATCCCATGGTCGCCAGCGTGCTGATGCTGCTGCTGTTCCGGAGCCGCTATACCCGCGATGATTGCTATTGGGTCCTGATCGCCGCCTACGCGGCGGCCAAGATCGCGGAGCATTTCGACATCGAGATGTATCGTCTGAGCGGTTGGCTGAGCGGCCACAGCCTCAAGCATGTCCTGGCCGCCGGCGGCGCGTGGGCGTTGTTGATCATGCTCCGGCGGCGCTCAGTAGCGAACGCTGGAACGAAATCAATATGA
- a CDS encoding cupin domain-containing protein, which translates to MNDDNLFDIELFTQWTDALAPVQPPAGLRERIIARVRAEHPLTQLRTIRSAEGWMDFAPGIRFKILHRDENGRANSLLARLDAGAIVPPHLHAANEECLVLEGEITYGDITVRAGDYHFAPKGAAHPALTTRAGALIFLRSGMGESVPEFSAAR; encoded by the coding sequence ATGAACGACGATAATCTATTCGATATCGAGCTATTCACGCAATGGACCGATGCGCTGGCCCCGGTACAGCCGCCGGCCGGCTTGCGCGAGAGGATCATTGCGCGCGTGCGCGCCGAGCATCCGCTCACGCAGCTACGCACGATACGCTCGGCCGAAGGTTGGATGGACTTCGCGCCCGGGATCCGATTCAAGATCCTGCACCGGGATGAAAACGGACGCGCCAATTCCTTGCTGGCCCGCCTGGACGCCGGCGCTATCGTTCCGCCGCATCTTCACGCCGCCAATGAGGAATGCCTGGTGTTGGAAGGGGAGATCACGTACGGAGATATCACCGTCCGGGCGGGGGACTACCACTTTGCGCCCAAGGGCGCGGCCCACCCCGCACTCACCACGCGTGCCGGCGCGCTGATCTTCTTGCGATCCGGGATGGGCGAGTCCGTGCCGGAGTTTTCAGCAGCACGCTGA
- a CDS encoding sigma-70 family RNA polymerase sigma factor, which produces MNAGTETTEFDAQEIALRGLISGIAGKEEAALSALYDATTSRVFALALRITGQRDDAEEVTEDVYMQVWQRASAYDPNRGKIMTWLYTICRSRAIDLLRRRNPAEICPSSEMPCEEADIAADPLDALCGLEEHNLVRAALEALSVNERQMLVLRYFKGFSHQEIADYTATPLGTVKMVLRRAMQLMKEQWP; this is translated from the coding sequence GTGAACGCCGGTACCGAGACGACCGAGTTTGATGCGCAAGAGATCGCCTTGCGCGGCCTGATTTCGGGTATCGCCGGCAAAGAAGAAGCGGCGCTGTCCGCGCTCTACGATGCGACGACAAGCCGCGTTTTCGCCTTGGCCTTGCGGATAACGGGACAACGGGATGATGCCGAAGAGGTTACGGAAGACGTCTACATGCAGGTTTGGCAACGCGCCAGCGCCTACGATCCCAACCGCGGAAAGATCATGACCTGGCTGTACACGATCTGCCGCAGCCGCGCGATTGATCTGCTACGCCGGCGTAATCCGGCGGAGATCTGCCCGTCGTCCGAGATGCCGTGCGAGGAGGCGGATATAGCCGCCGATCCGTTGGATGCCCTCTGCGGACTTGAGGAACATAACCTCGTGCGCGCGGCGCTCGAGGCGCTTAGCGTGAACGAGCGGCAAATGTTGGTCCTGAGGTACTTTAAGGGGTTCAGCCATCAGGAAATCGCGGATTACACCGCGACGCCGCTCGGTACCGTGAAGATGGTCTTGCGGCGGGCAATGCAGCTTATGAAAGAGCAATGGCCATAG
- a CDS encoding DUF4404 family protein — translation MSETDLREHLERLREQVNDLDAGKPESVERLNQLITDIESQLENRDDQTRHEDLIANVQGAIRHFEVEHPRATAILNDIMVALSNIGI, via the coding sequence ATGTCTGAAACTGATTTGCGGGAACATCTCGAAAGGTTGAGGGAACAAGTGAACGATCTCGATGCGGGGAAACCGGAATCGGTAGAGCGGCTAAACCAGCTTATTACGGACATCGAAAGTCAATTGGAAAATCGAGATGACCAGACCCGGCACGAGGATCTCATCGCCAATGTACAAGGAGCGATCCGGCATTTCGAGGTCGAGCATCCCCGGGCGACGGCCATTTTGAACGACATCATGGTTGCGCTCAGCAATATCGGGATTTGA